From Draconibacterium halophilum, one genomic window encodes:
- the rsgA gene encoding ribosome small subunit-dependent GTPase A, protein MNEGLVIKSTGSWYTVEDENGNTYECKIKGKFRIEGIRNTNPVAVGDRVGFTLQNVSADQNIAQVGLITTIHERKNYIIRRSINLSKQAHIIAANIDQAVLVVTMQYPVTTTTFIDRYLASAEAYRIPVMIVFNKADRYNENETEEMDLLMQIYRNIGYKCLKTSAKEGTGIDALKEALKDKTNVINGHSGVGKSTLINLIQPGLNLKTMEVSNSHKTGKHTTTHSQLFKLDFGGYIIDTPGIKAFGVLEMEPWEISHYFVEIFKFSEHCQYNNCSHTHEPGCAVKEAVENYQIAPSRFRSYLGLLEKDDKHRPAF, encoded by the coding sequence TTGAACGAAGGATTAGTAATAAAATCGACCGGCAGCTGGTATACCGTGGAAGATGAAAACGGAAATACCTACGAATGCAAAATAAAGGGCAAATTTCGTATTGAGGGGATTAGGAATACAAATCCTGTTGCTGTGGGTGATCGTGTGGGATTTACCCTCCAAAACGTGTCTGCCGACCAAAACATAGCACAGGTTGGATTGATCACAACAATTCATGAGCGAAAAAACTATATTATTCGCCGCTCCATTAATCTTTCAAAACAGGCTCACATTATTGCTGCCAACATCGATCAGGCGGTGCTGGTGGTAACCATGCAATACCCCGTTACCACCACAACATTTATCGATCGCTACCTGGCTTCGGCTGAGGCATATCGCATTCCGGTAATGATAGTTTTTAACAAGGCAGATCGCTACAATGAAAATGAAACGGAAGAGATGGACCTCTTGATGCAGATATACCGTAATATTGGCTATAAATGTCTTAAAACATCGGCAAAAGAAGGAACCGGTATTGATGCGTTGAAAGAAGCTTTAAAAGATAAAACCAATGTTATAAACGGCCATAGTGGTGTTGGAAAATCAACACTCATCAACCTTATTCAACCGGGGTTGAATTTGAAAACGATGGAGGTTTCCAATTCTCACAAAACCGGCAAACATACCACTACACATTCCCAATTGTTCAAGCTAGATTTTGGCGGTTATATTATTGATACTCCCGGAATAAAAGCCTTTGGTGTTTTAGAAATGGAACCGTGGGAAATTTCGCACTATTTTGTTGAGATATTTAAATTTTCGGAACACTGCCAATACAATAATTGTTCGCACACACATGAACCCGGTTGTGCCGTAAAAGAGGCTGTAGAAAATTATCAAATCGCTCCTTCCCGCTTCAGAAGTTATTTGGGATTATTAGAAAAGGATGATAAACATCGTCCGGCATTTTAA